The proteins below come from a single Tachypleus tridentatus isolate NWPU-2018 chromosome 13, ASM421037v1, whole genome shotgun sequence genomic window:
- the LOC143237577 gene encoding uncharacterized protein LOC143237577 → MNEKCPVEKKTEKAENVCKPASGFDKTKSKTRVRIIVNDEKPEETLKSDSLTTAKTPASKEVKDDERNQMEVPSNIRPPSTGLVYNTDKIITVKLGSKPEHYQRHVFIAIENVENRNKFIIRRAPKPTPMCQLKRCQSKHNLIGHETKNNNKVKYVDIPHKINIYAKTARLG, encoded by the exons ATGAATGAAAAGTGCCCagtagaaaagaaaacagaaaaagcGGAAAACGTGTGCAAGCCTGCTTCAGGTTTTGATAAAACTAAATCAAAGACACGCGTTAGGATAATCGTGAATGATGAAAAACCTgaagaaacattaaaatctgattcacTGACAACG GCAAAAACACCAGCTTCAAAAGAAGTAAAAGACGATGAACGTAACCAGATGGAGGTGCCAAGCAACATCAGGCCTCCGTCTACTGGACTTGTCTACAATACTGATAAAATTATCACTGTAAAACTTGGCAGTAAACCAGAACATTACCAGAGACACGTTTTTATTGCTATTGAAAATgttgaaaaccgaaacaaatttattattaggAGAGCTCCGAAACCAACACCCATGTGCCAATTAAAACGTTGTCAAAGCAAACATAATCTTATTGgacatgaaactaaaaataataataaagttaaatatgttgACATCCCTCACAAgattaatatatatgcaaaaacggctcgtttgggttga